A genomic window from Apus apus isolate bApuApu2 chromosome 26, bApuApu2.pri.cur, whole genome shotgun sequence includes:
- the LOC127394716 gene encoding prolactin-releasing peptide receptor-like: MEGDTANATLHKLSLQNGSNASAQFTGVQLIQSFKPLIIPCYTLVVLVGIFGNYLLLYVICKTKKMHNVTNFFIGNLAFSDMLMCATCVPFTLAYAFNPQGWVFGKFLCYFVFLMQPMTVYVSVFTLTAIAVDRYYATVHPLKKRLSVTSCILVVGGIWLLSCGLVAPAIAHTYHVEFQQEGFAICEEFWMEQETQRLAYAYGTLIVTYILPLSAVSLSYICISVKLRNRVVPGHPTQSQAEFDRLRKRKIFRLIVLVVAAFGVCWLPIHVFNIIRDIDINLINKHYFLLIQLLCHWFAMSSSCCNPFLYAWLHDRFRGELRKMFACKRRIIPTKNCGAAVL; the protein is encoded by the exons ATGGAGGGGGACACAGCCAACGCCACCCTCCACAAGCTCTCCCTGCAGAATGGCTCCAATGCCAGCGCACAGTTCACTGGGGTGCAGCTCATCCAGTCCTTCAAACCCCTCATCATCCCCTGCTACACCCTGGTTGTCCTCGTCGGCATCTTTGGCAACTACCTGCTCCTCTACGTCATCTGCAAGACCAAGAAGATGCACAACGTCACCAACTTCTTCATTGGGAACCTGGCCTTCTCTGACATGCTGATGTGCGCCACCTGCGTGCCCTTCACCCTGGCCTACGCCTTCAACCCCCAGGGCTGGGTTTTTGGGAAGTTTTTGTGctactttgttttcctgatgcAGCCCATGACAGTCTACGTCTCCGTCTTCACGCTCACGGCCATCGCTGTTGACAG GTACTACGCCACCGTGCACCCCCTGAAGAAGCGCCTCTCGGTCACCAGCTGCATCTTGGTGGTGGGGGGCATCTGGCTGCTCTCCTGCGGGCTGGTGGCCCCCGCCATCGCCCACACGTACCACGTGGAGTTTCAGCAGGAGGGCTTTGCCATCTGCGAGGAGTTCTGGATGGAGCAGGAGACGCAGCGCCTGGCCTACGCCTACGGCACCCTCATTGTCACCTACATCCTGCCCCTCTCTGCCGTCTCCCTCTCCTACATCTGCATCTCAGTCAAGCTGAGGAACCGGGTGGTGCCCGGGCACCCCACGCAGAGCCAAGCCGAGTTTGACCgcctgaggaagaggaagatcTTCCGCCTCATCgtgctggtggtggcagctTTTGGGGTCTGCTGGCTCCCCATCCATGTCTTCAACATCATCCGGGACATCGACATCAACCTCATCAACAAGCACTACTTCCTCCTgatccagctgctctgccactggTTCGCCAtgagctcctcctgctgcaacCCCTTCCTCTACGCCTGGCTGCACGACCGCTTCCGCGGCGAGCTCCGCAAGATGTTCGCCTGCAAGAGGAGGATCATCCCCACCAAAAACTGTGGGGCTGCCGTGCTCTGA